The Litoribacterium kuwaitense genome contains a region encoding:
- a CDS encoding alpha/beta fold hydrolase translates to MKRTHSKDGTRLAYDETGDGPPLIFITGATCFRTFEPVLNDASVFAHQFTVYNYDRRGRGDSGNTLPYSIERELEDIDVMIDAAGGKANLYGHSSGAILALEAAMRLGDKVEKIIIYDAPYANNVENLREFEKFSLEIGQLLDRERGEEALIHFLKGIGTPIEVIDGMFRQSPHWSTMIALAPTLAYDTMLASQLPPIKQLARVTAQALMIVGEKSPADIHDVASQLKVAIPNAELITLTGQDHMPDPEAVLSVMSRFIKI, encoded by the coding sequence TTGAAACGAACACACTCAAAAGATGGTACAAGATTAGCATATGATGAAACTGGGGATGGACCGCCCCTTATATTTATTACAGGAGCGACTTGCTTTCGCACGTTTGAACCAGTATTGAATGATGCAAGCGTCTTTGCACACCAGTTTACCGTTTACAATTATGACCGACGCGGACGTGGTGATAGCGGTAATACTCTCCCATACTCCATTGAGCGAGAGCTCGAGGACATTGATGTTATGATTGATGCAGCAGGGGGGAAGGCGAATCTATATGGTCATTCTTCAGGAGCTATTTTAGCCCTCGAAGCAGCCATGCGTCTTGGCGATAAAGTGGAAAAGATCATCATTTATGACGCACCGTATGCAAATAATGTAGAAAACTTAAGAGAATTTGAAAAATTCAGCTTAGAAATCGGTCAACTGCTTGATCGTGAAAGAGGTGAAGAAGCACTTATTCATTTCCTGAAAGGGATTGGTACTCCTATAGAAGTGATCGATGGTATGTTTCGTCAATCACCGCATTGGTCGACAATGATCGCACTCGCACCAACACTAGCATATGACACAATGCTAGCTAGTCAATTACCACCGATTAAACAACTTGCAAGGGTTACAGCACAAGCATTGATGATCGTTGGGGAAAAAAGCCCTGCTGACATCCATGATGTTGCAAGTCAATTAAAAGTAGCAATTCCAAACGCAGAGTTGATTACCCTTACAGGACAAGATCATATGCCCGATCCTGAAGCGGTATTGTCGGTAATGTCACGTTTCATAAAAATTTAG